A genomic stretch from Anaerococcus mediterraneensis includes:
- a CDS encoding ATP-binding protein has translation MKNLKDFVLRENDIERNGHIYCKVCGKRVDGELLDLGFTKFIPRIKCECEIKIDKENAEREILTRISSLKRDCFSSPNQHQYTFERFLNEKGQAYKVAYNYAKNFEQMKEDNVGLLFYGDVGSGKTYLACSIANELIEREQVKVKIMNLSQVINQIQKSAFKLDSNEIINNLSNIPLLILDDLGIERDTSYAREQVYNIINSRYLKGRPTIITTNLSLEIIQNPNIELEYQRIYSRILEMTIPVKVTGEDFRRKIHQEKLRKYKELLLYGGGIDD, from the coding sequence ATGAAGAACTTAAAAGATTTTGTATTAAGAGAAAATGATATTGAAAGAAATGGACATATTTATTGCAAGGTCTGTGGTAAAAGAGTCGATGGAGAATTACTTGACCTTGGATTTACAAAGTTTATTCCAAGAATTAAATGTGAATGTGAAATAAAAATAGATAAGGAAAATGCAGAAAGAGAAATATTAACGAGAATATCATCGCTAAAAAGAGATTGTTTTTCATCGCCAAACCAACACCAATATACTTTTGAGAGATTCTTAAATGAAAAAGGTCAAGCTTACAAGGTTGCTTACAATTACGCCAAAAATTTTGAACAAATGAAGGAAGACAATGTTGGACTTTTATTTTATGGAGATGTTGGCAGTGGAAAGACTTATCTTGCTTGTTCTATTGCAAATGAATTAATTGAAAGAGAACAAGTTAAAGTTAAGATTATGAATTTATCTCAGGTTATAAATCAAATACAAAAATCAGCATTTAAGCTGGATTCAAATGAAATTATAAATAACCTCTCTAATATTCCTTTGTTAATATTAGATGATCTTGGAATTGAGAGGGATACATCTTATGCAAGAGAACAAGTATATAACATTATAAACTCAAGATACTTAAAGGGTAGGCCGACAATAATTACTACAAACTTATCATTGGAAATTATTCAAAATCCTAATATTGAACTTGAGTATCAGAGGATATATTCAAGAATACTTGAAATGACAATACCAGTTAAAGTTACGGGAGAAGATTTTAGAAGAAAAATCCATCAAGAGAAGTTAAGAAAATACAAAGAGCTACTTTTATATGGAGGTGGAATAGATGATTAA
- a CDS encoding replication initiator protein A — protein MNFDYFYNRQSEMYNFIRLPMVLMEDEIFERISIEAKVLYSYMLNRMGLSYKNGWIDEDGKVFIYYTIESIKDQFNCASEKANKLIAELDIKSGIGLIEKKRQGLGKPNRIYVKDFMSIFTNMELKNPEVRKTKFQKFDNRNSRDSNIESQDFRKSEGNYNNINNNELRKNDFSKGQKPYGIYKNIFLTDEEYKDLTNELGSRINEYIDRLSSYMKANNREYQDHKATIINWYLNDQAKNINDNATRKMNYDIGESL, from the coding sequence ATGAATTTTGATTATTTTTATAATAGGCAATCTGAGATGTATAACTTCATTAGGTTACCTATGGTATTAATGGAAGATGAGATTTTTGAGAGAATTTCTATTGAAGCTAAAGTTTTGTATTCATATATGCTTAATCGAATGGGTCTTTCATATAAAAATGGCTGGATAGATGAAGATGGAAAAGTTTTTATTTACTACACAATTGAAAGTATAAAAGATCAATTTAATTGTGCAAGTGAAAAAGCAAATAAATTAATTGCTGAACTTGATATTAAATCAGGAATAGGACTGATTGAAAAGAAAAGACAAGGACTTGGAAAGCCGAATAGAATCTATGTTAAAGACTTTATGAGCATATTTACTAATATGGAATTAAAAAATCCAGAAGTTCGAAAAACAAAATTCCAGAAGTTCGATAATCGAAATTCAAGAGATTCGAATATCGAAAGTCAAGATTTTCGAAAATCGGAAGGTAACTATAACAATATTAATAATAATGAGTTAAGAAAGAATGATTTTAGTAAGGGACAAAAGCCTTATGGAATATATAAAAACATATTTTTGACTGATGAAGAATACAAGGACTTAACAAATGAGTTAGGAAGTAGAATTAATGAATACATTGATAGATTGTCGTCATATATGAAAGCAAATAACAGAGAGTATCAAGATCACAAGGCAACGATAATCAATTGGTATCTTAATGATCAGGCAAAAAACATTAATGACAATGCAACAAGAAAGATGAATTACGATATAGGAGAGAGTTTATGA